The following is a genomic window from Paenibacillus sp. FSL R5-0766.
GAATGAACAGTACGAGAATTGCGCTTGTAGAAGTCCATCCGCCGCCAAATCCTCCAACATTACCACCACAACCGTATCCAACTTGACTCATTTGATTGGCCTCCTTTGAATTTCAAGGTATGCCATAACATATGCGTATTCCGCGCAATTGACCGGGCGATTCGGCAAGTTCATCAGCCCATTCATCTGGTATTCATGCCTGGTAACTTAACCAGATGGATCGTTGGAGATTCTCAGTTGTATTTCTTGTGACTCCTGAGGTGAAGGGTCTGTATTTCCTCTGTCCAGAAGGATTGTACGAGTACGTGTATCACTTCGGGATGCCAGAACAACCTCTCCATCAGGAGTTATACAATAAGCGATTGGAATGGAGATCTCGCTATCACGGTACGAACCATCCGCATGGCTTGTCCCCATGACAATACATTGATGCTGCAAGGCGATCTGCCGAGCCTCTTCGACCCACTCACTGTACTGCTCTTCACTGAACATACCCACACCAATGGAATGCATCACAATATCCACACTTCTTATATTCTCGTTGCAAAATCCTTGCAGGACCAGTTCATCACACAACAAAGTGCTTATTACCCAACCCTGTTCCTGAGCCGTCTCAGCAGGTGTATATTTAGCTTTCTCCAATACAATCTCTCCAGCCTTACTGATGATAACGGATCGGTCCTTTGGACGTTCGTCCAGTCTACGATGACCTGATACAATCATGGTCCCATATTCAGCCGCTAACCTGCAAGCTTCCTCAACATTCTGGTTCAGATAACCTTCAGGAAAAAATAATACATCTGCATCAGGATGTTGCTTGAGTTCGGCTTCAAGCTGCAACAAATCCTGTTCGAGCCTCGGTTGTCCAATGATAATCTTCATCTGGCATCCCCCATTCATAAATAAAAGCCGGTTCATACCTGAATAAGGTACGAAACCGGCTTAAAGGTTGTACGGACAGAACTTCTGCTCACCGTACTTCGCTTCAAGAGTAATTGGTTCTCATGTTATTGCTCGGTGAAACAATTACCTTTACAGTTGAATGATATGTAGTTAGGCATTTCTACGTTCAATACTATCATATATCGCCTGCCCATCATAGCTTCGATCTGTCGCGATATCCTTAGCGAATAGAGCGCTGTCTGCGACACTGTCTGCATTTCCAGATAAGATACTCAGGGCCCCCAGCACCCAAGCAAGTGGATAAAATGCAACGGATAACATTTTCTTCATAGCTCTGTCTCCTTTATGTACTATAGAAATGATTGGTTGAATATCCCATTAATACGATGAAGTTCAATTAAAGGTTTCAATTTCTATATAAACATTACCAATTACATCCAACATACATACAGGAGACAAACTACAATTGTTCCGTTCAGATCAACTCGAAACTCTGGAGCAACGCTGCTGCCTCTTCATGATCAGGTTCCAGAGCCAATACTTTATGGGTATATGACAGGGTTTCTTCTTCCAGTTCAAGTTCATAACAGCACACAGCCAAATCGTATAAGACGGCTGGATTATGGTTACTCGGGTCTGCAACCAATGATATCTCCAGAAACCGTTTTGCATCCTCATACATATACATCTCATATAACAGCTGCCCTGCCAGAAATGCGAGTCCCCCTTGCTGCTCCATCACATAGTAGGACGACCACATCGTATGAATACCAGACTGAATATCAAGCATTTCCTCATCACTTGCATCAGGAAGAAGACTGGAAATGTGCGTCGCACTGTGAATCAAGAACTCAGCATCATACCCGCCCAGACGCCAAAACGGCAAAATATGCTTCAACTCCATACTTTCGACCCGTTGGTCTATCCATTGTTTCATGCTGAAAAAGTCATCCGGGCCAAAACGTTCAACAAATCGATGGTAGGCCAGACGAGTGTTCACATAACTGATGGGTTCCTCCACCATCAACATGCATCCAACATTCAGATCTTTATAATGATGTGTTGTGAATCGTGTATAGGCACCCTGTTGTTCCAAGACATATTGAATGGCATGGTAGTTAGCCGTTAGAGAAAAACTCCCATGAAGAACAAATTCAGGTGGCTCTGCGAACTTCCAGTTATCCAGGCGATGATCCCCTTTATCAGCGGTAATCAACACATAACCTGACTGTGACAGCTTGTTCAACCGTTCGAGACAGGACAACCCGATTGCAGGGAACAGAATGTGCGAATCCTCCAGTTCCTCTTTGTACAATGTGATAAGCTCCTGATAAGGATAGTTATCCGCACTGTATTCCGGCGCTCGGCGATATTCATAACTCAGCGTCATGTTCTTCAGCATCTCAGCAGGCTCAAGATCAAGACAACGATCCGGAGATTGTACAAGCAGATCACACTCATAGATCTCGCCATCCCCAATGTAGATTAATTCCTGTGGAATGCTGTCAAAAAAGTAATTAGCAATCAACAATAACGGTTGTTTCAGATCACCGGGCCGAATAACCGTACCTGCAACGGCCAGATTCAATTCCGTATCCACTACAGCGTCAAAACGTGCAAAATCCACTATACCTTGTTGAATAAAGGATTGCATGGATGGATGCTCCTGCCAACCCAGCACATTCTCCGCTACCAGATCCGTCATCACATATCTGAAAGGTGGTAACCGTATTCCGGCAAATTCCTTTAATTCAAGCAGTTTCAGGAGAATTTGGTGTGCCAAACGCCCTACACCCGCTCCAAGTTCAAGAATGGTTACGGTCTCGCTGATCTTTCCTTTGTTCGATAGGTCCTGAAGAAAGCCAAAGATCATCTCTGCATACGCCGTGGCAATCATCGGATTACTGGTAATATATTGAGGGACTTGGTTCTCTGTCCAAGCTTGTAGCCCCTTCTGTTCATAATAAGCTCTCTGCCAATCCCAGACCGGAGCTTCACTATAACGAAAACGTTGACTTTCATTTGACGTCATTAAACGGAAACCTGCTTTCTATCACTAATTTCATGCGTTTCTCAGATGTTCACGTACTATTTTATGTCCAATATCATTCAATCTCTGTAATGCATTATATCATAGAACCCTACCTTCTCGATGAAGTTCAGTTTTCCCCATGAACAGGAAAAAAACCTGCTTTTGAAGGCAGGTCCTTGAGGCCTTTCATTTAAGAAGACTATTGATCTAGTTTGCTTAGGCAAGGATACTCAACATTAGTCGGAATACACGGCTCCATCAAAGTTCTCAGGGCCTACACGGATCGCACCTAGCAAGTTGGAACTGATAAATGCAGTGTACGTCAACTGAGGCGTGATAGGCGGATTGAAGTCATCTGCAGAAAACGTAATAATCTGAGGTGCGAGGACACTCAAGCTAAACGTAGACGTTGCAGAATAAATGACAGGGTCTGTCGCCAAAGTTCCTCTGACAATCGTAATCGTTATACCTACGAGAGCCAAAGGAAGTTGTACGGCTACCGTTCCTTTGAATTGTACCCGTGGGTTTGCCCCTGCTCCTTCTGTTTGCAGACCAATCTGACCGAATAATTGCGGTGTGTTAATTACCAGGATTGGTATTGCAATAGAGTTAGCCAAACTCGCATTCTGAGATGTTCTTGCATCAAGAAATTGACTCATGAAATCTACCTCCTATGGGTTGGGATAAGGTAGTATATGCGAGATTTGAGATATGGCATGGACACACATCGTGATTCAAAAAAAAGGGCATATTAGAAAGACACCATGAAGAAGATACCTTCTACTCCAGAGCTTACATGCAGACAGAAAAAAACCCTTGCTAGGCAAGGGTTTTAAGAGTATGGGCCCTACAGGACTCGAACCTGTGACCAATCGGTTATGAGCCGACCGCTCTAACCAACTGAGCTAAGGGCCCTAGACAAAATGTATAACGTGCAGATGATGGCTGTGA
Proteins encoded in this region:
- a CDS encoding sporulation protein YjcZ — protein: MSQVGYGCGGNVGGFGGGWTSTSAILVLFILLVIITKSFWL